One part of the Rhodococcus oxybenzonivorans genome encodes these proteins:
- the lipB gene encoding lipoyl(octanoyl) transferase LipB: MSSVPLSARFSRNPITVENLGLIDYVDAWNRQRELAAQRAEDIGADTLLLLEHPPVYTAGRRTQPEDLPSDGTPVIDVDRGGKITWHGPGQLVGYPILKLAEPVDVVKYVRRLEQALITVCTDLGLDCGRVEGRSGVWLAASLTDGQWLPERKVAAIGVRVQRGVALHGFSLNCNSVLTGFDNIIPCGLRDAGVTTLSHELGRDVTVDEVTPAVTEAVLAALDGTLPITDHDIERVEFDAAAAAQRSSSAPTFTTVQYG, from the coding sequence ATGAGCAGCGTGCCACTTTCCGCCCGTTTCAGTCGCAACCCGATCACCGTCGAGAATCTCGGCCTGATCGATTACGTCGATGCGTGGAATCGTCAGCGTGAGCTCGCTGCCCAACGCGCGGAGGACATCGGCGCCGATACGCTGCTGCTCCTCGAGCACCCGCCCGTGTACACCGCCGGGCGTCGGACGCAACCCGAGGACCTGCCGAGCGACGGCACGCCCGTGATCGACGTCGACCGCGGCGGGAAAATCACCTGGCACGGCCCCGGCCAGCTCGTCGGCTACCCGATCCTGAAGCTCGCCGAACCCGTAGACGTCGTGAAGTATGTGCGCCGCCTCGAGCAGGCACTGATCACCGTCTGCACCGACCTCGGCCTGGACTGCGGCCGGGTGGAGGGCCGTTCCGGAGTGTGGCTGGCTGCCTCCCTGACCGACGGGCAGTGGCTGCCGGAGCGCAAGGTCGCAGCCATCGGCGTCCGAGTGCAGCGGGGCGTCGCTTTGCACGGCTTCTCGCTGAACTGCAACTCTGTTCTCACGGGTTTCGACAACATCATTCCCTGCGGCCTCCGCGACGCCGGGGTCACCACGCTTTCGCACGAACTCGGCCGCGACGTGACGGTCGACGAGGTCACTCCCGCCGTGACCGAGGCGGTCCTGGCCGCACTCGACGGCACTCTGCCGATCACCGATCACGACATCGAACGGGTCGAGTTCGACGCTGCCGCGGCCGCCCAGCGCTCTTCGTCGGCTCCCACCTTCACTACTGTTCAGTACGGCTGA
- a CDS encoding TIGR01777 family oxidoreductase, producing the protein MRVVIAGSSGLIGTALVSSLRGDGHDVVRLVRRATAGPDESRWDPQKDRLDTAILADADAVVNLCGVGIGDKRWTGAYKQLIRDSRIAATDVLAEAVAEARVPAFVSASAVGYYGDTGNTVVDESSPSGIGFLADTCRDWEAAAAPAVASNVRTVLIRSGIVLSPRGGLLGKLRRLYSIGLGGRLGDGRQYLSWISLEDEVDAIKFLLTRDDVDGPVDLTGPAPVTNAEFNSAVARTLHRPAPWIVPGFALNALVGEFAREGILAGQRAIPTVLEACGFSFRHNTIGEALDACLVR; encoded by the coding sequence ATGCGCGTTGTCATCGCCGGCTCCTCGGGGCTGATCGGAACTGCACTTGTCTCGTCTCTACGCGGCGACGGCCACGACGTCGTCCGGCTGGTGCGGCGGGCGACGGCCGGACCCGACGAATCTCGGTGGGATCCGCAGAAGGATCGGCTCGACACGGCGATCCTCGCCGACGCCGACGCGGTCGTGAATCTGTGTGGTGTCGGCATCGGTGACAAACGATGGACCGGGGCGTACAAACAGCTGATCCGGGACAGCCGCATTGCGGCCACCGACGTCCTGGCCGAGGCGGTTGCGGAGGCTCGCGTCCCCGCGTTCGTCAGCGCCAGCGCTGTCGGCTACTACGGCGACACGGGCAATACCGTCGTCGACGAGAGCTCGCCGTCGGGTATCGGGTTCCTCGCCGACACCTGTCGCGACTGGGAGGCGGCCGCAGCTCCTGCGGTCGCGTCGAACGTCCGGACGGTTCTGATTCGCAGCGGGATCGTCCTCTCACCGCGGGGTGGGCTGCTCGGCAAGCTGCGGCGGCTGTATTCGATCGGCCTCGGTGGACGCCTCGGGGACGGCCGCCAGTACCTGTCATGGATTTCGCTGGAGGACGAGGTGGATGCCATCAAGTTCCTCCTCACCCGCGACGACGTCGACGGGCCGGTCGATCTCACCGGGCCCGCACCCGTGACCAATGCCGAGTTCAATAGTGCGGTGGCGCGGACCCTGCACCGTCCGGCGCCCTGGATCGTCCCGGGTTTCGCCTTGAACGCACTGGTCGGCGAGTTCGCGAGAGAAGGCATCCTGGCGGGCCAGCGCGCCATCCCCACCGTTCTGGAGGCGTGCGGCTTCTCTTTTCGCCACAACACGATTGGTGAGGCACTCGATGCCTGCCTCGTGCGGTGA
- the sucB gene encoding 2-oxoglutarate dehydrogenase, E2 component, dihydrolipoamide succinyltransferase — MAFSVQMPALGESVTEGTVTRWLKQEGDTVEVDEPLLEVSTDKVDTEIPSPVAGVLSKIVAQEDDTVEIGGELAVIGDDGEAPSSDSAPEPAAEEPAEEPAAEPAREEPAAESAPASSGNGSSDGTPVTMPELGESVTEGTVTRWLKAVGDEVAVDEPLVEVSTDKVDTEIPSPVAGTLLEISAQEDDTVSVGGQLAVIGSGAPAAKPAAAPEPTPEPAKAEPEPEPAKAEPKPEPAKAEPTKSAPAPSAATSAPAAPSGDSTPYVTPLVRKLAADNGVDLSSITGTGVGGRIRKQDVLAAAEAKKAPAAAPASAPAAAASAPAPTSAGVRPELAHLRGTTQKANRIRQITATKTRESLQTTAQLTQTFEVDVTRIAALRARAKNTFLEREGVKLTFLPFFAKAVVEALKSHPNVNASYDEANKQITYYDAEHLGIAVDTEQGLLSPVIHNAGDLSLAGLARAIADIAKRARSGGLKPDELSGGTFTITNIGSQGALFDTPILVPPQAAMLGTGAIVKRPVVVTDESGSESIGVRSMCYLPLTYDHRLVDGADAGRFLTTVKHRLEEASFEADLGL; from the coding sequence ATGGCCTTCTCCGTCCAGATGCCAGCGCTTGGTGAGAGTGTCACCGAGGGAACTGTCACGCGATGGCTCAAGCAGGAAGGAGACACGGTCGAAGTTGACGAACCCTTGCTCGAAGTCTCCACGGACAAGGTGGACACGGAGATCCCGTCCCCCGTGGCCGGCGTGCTCAGCAAAATCGTCGCTCAGGAAGACGACACCGTAGAAATCGGTGGCGAGCTTGCCGTGATCGGTGACGACGGTGAAGCGCCGTCGTCCGACTCCGCACCCGAGCCTGCCGCGGAAGAGCCGGCCGAAGAGCCGGCCGCGGAACCCGCTCGGGAGGAACCGGCCGCCGAATCCGCACCGGCTTCGTCCGGCAACGGAAGCTCCGACGGCACCCCGGTGACGATGCCCGAACTGGGCGAGTCGGTCACCGAAGGCACCGTGACCCGGTGGCTCAAGGCCGTCGGTGACGAGGTTGCCGTCGACGAGCCGCTCGTCGAGGTCTCGACCGACAAGGTCGATACCGAAATTCCGTCGCCCGTGGCCGGAACCCTCCTCGAGATCAGCGCGCAGGAAGACGACACGGTCTCGGTCGGCGGTCAGCTCGCCGTCATCGGATCCGGCGCTCCCGCCGCGAAGCCTGCTGCGGCACCCGAGCCGACCCCGGAGCCCGCAAAGGCAGAGCCGGAGCCGGAACCTGCGAAGGCAGAGCCGAAGCCCGAACCCGCGAAGGCGGAGCCCACCAAGAGCGCACCGGCACCCTCGGCCGCGACGTCGGCACCCGCTGCACCGTCCGGCGACAGCACCCCGTACGTCACTCCCCTCGTCCGCAAGCTCGCCGCGGACAACGGCGTCGACCTGTCCTCGATCACGGGCACCGGCGTCGGTGGACGCATCCGCAAGCAGGACGTCCTCGCGGCCGCGGAGGCCAAGAAGGCTCCCGCTGCAGCACCGGCATCGGCCCCCGCGGCGGCCGCCTCGGCACCGGCGCCCACCTCAGCCGGAGTCCGCCCGGAGCTGGCCCACCTGCGCGGAACCACGCAGAAGGCCAACCGTATTCGCCAGATCACGGCGACGAAGACGCGGGAGTCGCTGCAGACCACGGCGCAGCTCACCCAGACCTTCGAGGTGGATGTCACCAGGATCGCCGCACTGCGTGCGCGGGCCAAGAACACCTTCCTCGAGCGCGAGGGCGTCAAGCTCACGTTCCTCCCGTTCTTCGCGAAGGCTGTCGTCGAGGCGTTGAAGTCGCACCCGAACGTCAACGCCAGCTACGACGAGGCGAACAAGCAGATCACCTACTACGACGCCGAGCACCTGGGCATCGCGGTCGACACCGAGCAGGGCCTGCTCTCCCCGGTGATCCACAACGCCGGTGACCTGTCGCTCGCCGGGCTGGCCCGCGCCATCGCCGACATCGCCAAGCGCGCCCGGTCCGGTGGCCTCAAGCCCGACGAACTGTCGGGTGGCACGTTCACCATCACGAACATCGGTAGCCAGGGCGCCCTGTTCGACACCCCGATCCTCGTGCCCCCGCAGGCGGCGATGCTCGGTACCGGCGCGATCGTCAAGCGCCCGGTCGTCGTGACGGACGAGTCCGGCAGCGAATCCATCGGCGTCCGCTCGATGTGCTACCTGCCGCTCACGTACGACCACCGCTTGGTGGACGGCGCCGATGCCGGACGCTTCCTGACCACGGTCAAGCATCGCCTGGAGGAGGCTTCGTTCGAGGCTGATCTCGGCCTGTAG